One stretch of Janibacter limosus DNA includes these proteins:
- a CDS encoding TerC family protein, translating into MVVPTWVWLLTLAVAAAVLTFDVIMVARRPHVPTTREVSITLGIYVAAAVIFGIALWLTEGGDRGTEFFAGWLTEYSLSVDNLFIFIIIMAKFSVPQKFQQTALLWGIIIAIVLRTIFIFVGAAAINQFAWVFYIFGAFLIYTAVKLATGSDDEEEDWEPNGVVKWFQKSVPSTSEWSSKLFTKENGKRVATPIFIVVVALGMTDLLFALDSIPAIYGLTKEPYIVLTANLFALMGLRQLYFLIGGLLKKLVYMSLGLSVLLAFIGVKLILHALHENTLPFINGGEQVAVPEISTVFSLGAIVVILGVTTIASLWKSNKDAKAGIDSRH; encoded by the coding sequence ATGGTCGTGCCGACCTGGGTCTGGCTGCTGACGCTCGCCGTCGCTGCAGCCGTCCTGACCTTCGACGTGATCATGGTGGCCCGACGGCCGCACGTGCCCACGACCAGGGAAGTCTCGATCACCCTCGGCATCTACGTCGCGGCGGCCGTCATCTTCGGCATCGCCTTGTGGCTGACCGAAGGCGGTGATCGGGGCACCGAGTTCTTCGCCGGCTGGTTGACCGAGTACTCGCTCTCGGTCGACAACCTCTTCATCTTCATCATCATCATGGCGAAGTTCAGCGTCCCGCAGAAGTTCCAGCAGACGGCTCTGCTGTGGGGCATCATCATCGCCATCGTGCTGCGGACGATCTTCATCTTCGTCGGCGCGGCGGCCATCAACCAGTTCGCCTGGGTGTTCTACATCTTCGGCGCCTTCCTCATCTACACCGCGGTCAAGCTGGCGACCGGCAGCGACGACGAGGAGGAGGACTGGGAGCCCAACGGCGTCGTCAAGTGGTTCCAGAAGTCCGTGCCGAGCACGAGCGAATGGTCCTCCAAGCTCTTCACCAAGGAAAACGGCAAGCGGGTCGCGACCCCGATCTTCATCGTGGTCGTCGCGCTCGGGATGACCGACCTGCTCTTCGCCCTCGACTCGATCCCGGCGATCTACGGCCTGACCAAGGAGCCGTACATCGTGCTCACGGCCAACCTCTTCGCCCTCATGGGTCTGCGACAGCTGTACTTCCTCATCGGCGGTCTGCTGAAGAAGCTGGTCTACATGAGCCTGGGCCTGTCGGTGCTGCTCGCCTTCATCGGCGTCAAGCTCATCCTGCACGCGCTCCACGAGAACACGCTCCCCTTCATCAACGGCGGCGAGCAGGTGGCGGTCCCGGAGATCTCCACCGTCTTCTCGCTCGGCGCCATCGTCGTCATCCTCGGGGTCACCACGATCGCCAGCCTCTGGAAGTCCAACAAGGACGCCAAGGCGGGTATCGACTCGCGGCACTGA
- a CDS encoding EamA family transporter, whose translation MSRVDAVPAPVLVLAGVLSVQFGGALAATLVPEIGAAGSVVLRLGIATVLLVAIARPRWRGHSRRDLGTILCFGLAMGLMNFAFYGSLGHLPIGVAVTIEFVGPLTLAAVLSRRPRDLVAVGAAAIGVLLISRALSLPLDQLEGTGILLALAAGACWAAYIIFSGRTGAAFPRLEGLALAMVVATVVVLPFGLWDVARHGTAAWDAEVLLKGVGIAVLSSVLPYSLELLALRRLAPAVFGILLSLEPAVAALAGLVVLGQRLSPVQLLGMVLVVLASVLVLGLGARRPRAELPV comes from the coding sequence GTGAGTCGTGTCGATGCCGTCCCAGCGCCGGTCCTGGTCCTCGCGGGGGTGCTGTCGGTGCAGTTCGGCGGAGCCCTGGCCGCGACTCTCGTCCCCGAGATCGGTGCCGCGGGATCGGTGGTCCTGCGGCTGGGCATCGCCACGGTGCTGCTCGTCGCCATCGCCCGTCCGAGGTGGCGCGGCCACAGTCGTCGAGACCTCGGGACGATCCTCTGCTTCGGCCTGGCGATGGGGTTGATGAACTTCGCCTTCTACGGCTCGCTCGGTCACCTGCCCATCGGCGTCGCGGTGACGATCGAGTTCGTCGGACCGCTCACCCTCGCCGCCGTGCTCTCCCGGCGCCCCCGTGACCTGGTTGCCGTCGGCGCTGCCGCGATCGGCGTCCTCCTCATCTCGCGCGCCCTGAGCCTGCCCCTGGACCAGCTCGAGGGGACGGGCATCCTGCTGGCGCTCGCGGCCGGGGCCTGTTGGGCCGCCTACATCATCTTCTCGGGTCGCACGGGCGCAGCCTTCCCTCGGCTCGAGGGCCTGGCCCTGGCCATGGTCGTGGCAACGGTGGTCGTCCTGCCCTTCGGCCTGTGGGATGTCGCGCGGCACGGCACCGCTGCGTGGGACGCGGAGGTCCTGCTCAAGGGCGTGGGCATCGCCGTGCTGTCATCGGTCCTGCCCTACTCGCTCGAGCTGCTGGCACTGCGCCGCCTGGCCCCGGCCGTCTTCGGCATCCTGCTGAGCCTCGAGCCCGCCGTGGCGGCGCTCGCCGGCCTCGTCGTCCTCGGGCAGCGCCTCTCCCCGGTCCAGCTGCTGGGGATGGTCCTCGTGGTCCTCGCCAGCGTCCTCGTGCTGGGTCTGGGGGCGCGCCGGCCCCGTGCGGAGCTGCCGGTCTGA
- a CDS encoding LysE family translocator, with protein sequence MTTYLSFLALVLIITIAPGPDSALTLRAALVRGRVAGLVTMAGVTAAGAVQGLLAAGGLGAIIVASEPLFLTVKWVGAAYLLWLGAHALWTAWKGDFAAEVEEGASGERPRAGRGRVFAQGFLCNITNPKVLAFNLAVLPQFVGDGAGVPVLALYALSLVALGALWLTGLVVLADRARAVLSAPAVRRRIEAGMGAAMLGFGVKVATTH encoded by the coding sequence GTGACCACCTATCTGTCCTTCCTCGCGCTGGTCCTGATCATCACGATCGCGCCCGGCCCTGACTCCGCCCTGACGCTGCGTGCCGCGCTCGTGCGTGGTCGCGTGGCCGGACTGGTGACCATGGCCGGAGTGACCGCCGCCGGTGCCGTCCAGGGACTGCTCGCGGCCGGTGGCCTGGGGGCGATCATCGTCGCGAGCGAGCCGCTCTTCCTCACGGTGAAGTGGGTCGGCGCGGCCTACCTCCTCTGGCTCGGCGCGCACGCGCTGTGGACGGCATGGAAGGGGGACTTCGCTGCGGAGGTCGAGGAGGGGGCGAGCGGGGAGCGCCCTCGGGCGGGCCGCGGCCGGGTCTTCGCCCAGGGGTTCCTGTGCAACATCACCAACCCCAAGGTGCTTGCCTTCAACCTCGCGGTCCTGCCGCAGTTCGTCGGCGACGGTGCGGGGGTGCCAGTGCTCGCGCTCTACGCGTTGAGTCTCGTCGCGCTCGGCGCGCTCTGGCTCACCGGCCTGGTCGTCCTGGCAGACCGGGCCCGCGCGGTGCTGTCCGCGCCCGCCGTGCGTCGCCGGATCGAGGCGGGCATGGGGGCCGCGATGCTCGGGTTCGGCGTGAAGGTCGCGACGACGCACTGA
- a CDS encoding MBL fold metallo-hydrolase: MTTTYDPDVSPGGPWSTRELVGLTIRKMSVSEMHNNVYLLTCRTSGEQLLIDAADDAARIRDLVTAGGAGLDHLVTTHQHWDHVRALVDVTKELAPETHAGEDDASSLPQLPDHRLRHGDRITFGDVALDVVHLRGHTPGSVALAYDDPEGHVHLFSGDSLFPGGVGNTKMPGQSFAALFADVTQRVFDVYDDDTWVYPGHGSDTTLGAERPHLDEWRERGW; this comes from the coding sequence ATGACCACCACCTACGACCCCGACGTCTCCCCCGGCGGGCCGTGGTCCACCCGTGAGCTCGTGGGGCTGACGATCCGCAAGATGTCCGTGTCCGAGATGCACAACAACGTCTACCTGCTCACCTGCCGCACGAGCGGGGAGCAGCTGCTGATCGACGCGGCCGACGACGCCGCCAGGATCCGCGATCTCGTCACGGCCGGCGGCGCCGGCCTGGACCACCTCGTGACGACCCACCAGCACTGGGACCACGTGCGAGCGCTCGTCGACGTCACCAAGGAACTGGCTCCCGAGACCCACGCAGGTGAGGACGACGCGTCGTCCCTGCCCCAGCTGCCTGACCACCGGCTCCGCCACGGTGACCGGATCACCTTCGGCGACGTGGCGCTCGACGTCGTCCACCTGCGCGGCCACACCCCCGGGTCGGTGGCGCTGGCCTACGACGACCCCGAGGGTCACGTCCACCTCTTCAGCGGCGACAGCCTCTTCCCCGGTGGTGTCGGCAACACCAAGATGCCGGGCCAGAGCTTCGCGGCGCTCTTCGCCGATGTCACCCAGCGGGTCTTCGACGTGTACGACGACGACACCTGGGTCTACCCGGGCCACGGGTCGGACACGACGCTGGGCGCAGAGCGACCACACCTCGACGAGTGGCGCGAGCGCGGCTGGTGA
- a CDS encoding glycoside hydrolase family 15 protein yields the protein MSTPIEDYAAIGDTETAALVSREGSVDWLCLPRFDSSSCFTALLGTPEHGRWLIGPVGEATTTRAYRGDSFVLETVHTTSTGSVKVTDLMPLGDGRADLVRVVEGLEGEVEMLQEWVVRFGYGRIRPWVAHSPGHEEDTEVITAIAGNDMLVFRGSRLPRPDGPHHRDRWTVRAGEHYNFSTTWVASYKPIPPPLDIHSRIESTHARSSQWASRCTYEGPYRAEVVRSLLTLRLLTDTRRGGIVAAATTSLPEDFGGGRNWDYRYCWLRDASLTLESLLKSGYVGATKLWRDWLVRAIAGDPEDMQIMYAVDGGRELPERELDHLPGYADSRPVRIGNGAVNQKQTDVLGEVMIALEDARSQGLKESPQSWAVQRALVNNLAEHWDQADNGLWEIRGPLRHFTHSRVMVWAAFDRAIRGVELHGYEGDVERWRDLRERVHADVLDKGWNEDRQTFTQHYETDEVDASLLLIPMVGFLPPDDPRVLSTVAAVERDLMRDGFLLRYRTESGVDGLEGDEHPFLACSWWLVSAYALTGQLDKGHALMKRLCGLLNDVGLVAEEYDVGGQRQAGNFPQAFSHLTLIGAAYALRDAEAADQRGHEPETDNTATPIHPVEGDPS from the coding sequence ATGAGCACTCCCATCGAGGACTATGCCGCCATCGGCGACACCGAGACCGCTGCCCTGGTGTCGAGGGAGGGATCCGTCGACTGGCTCTGCCTGCCCCGCTTCGACTCCTCCTCCTGCTTCACCGCGCTCCTGGGCACCCCGGAGCACGGCCGGTGGTTGATCGGCCCCGTCGGCGAGGCCACCACGACGCGCGCCTACCGCGGTGACTCGTTCGTCCTCGAGACGGTCCACACGACGTCGACCGGCTCGGTCAAGGTCACCGACCTGATGCCCCTCGGCGACGGCCGGGCCGACCTCGTGCGCGTCGTCGAGGGCTTGGAGGGTGAGGTGGAGATGCTGCAGGAGTGGGTCGTGCGCTTCGGCTACGGCCGCATCCGGCCCTGGGTCGCCCACTCGCCCGGCCACGAGGAGGACACCGAGGTCATCACGGCCATCGCCGGCAACGACATGCTGGTCTTCCGCGGGTCCCGCCTCCCCCGCCCCGACGGCCCGCACCACCGGGACCGCTGGACGGTGAGGGCTGGCGAGCACTACAACTTCTCGACGACCTGGGTCGCGTCCTACAAGCCCATCCCCCCGCCGTTGGACATCCACTCCCGGATCGAGTCCACGCACGCGCGCTCGTCGCAGTGGGCCTCCCGCTGCACCTACGAGGGCCCCTACCGTGCCGAGGTGGTGCGCTCGCTGCTCACCCTGCGGCTGCTCACCGACACCCGGCGCGGCGGCATCGTCGCGGCGGCCACCACGAGCCTGCCGGAGGACTTCGGCGGCGGCCGCAACTGGGACTACCGCTACTGCTGGCTGCGCGACGCGTCGCTGACCCTTGAGTCCCTCCTCAAGTCCGGCTACGTCGGCGCCACCAAGCTGTGGCGCGACTGGCTGGTGCGGGCCATCGCCGGCGACCCCGAGGACATGCAGATCATGTACGCGGTCGACGGTGGACGCGAGCTGCCCGAGCGTGAGCTCGACCACCTGCCCGGTTACGCGGACAGCCGCCCGGTGCGCATCGGCAACGGTGCCGTCAACCAGAAGCAGACCGACGTGCTCGGCGAGGTCATGATCGCCCTCGAGGACGCGCGCTCCCAGGGCCTGAAGGAGTCACCCCAGTCGTGGGCCGTCCAGCGCGCCCTCGTGAACAACCTCGCCGAGCACTGGGACCAGGCCGACAACGGGTTGTGGGAGATCCGCGGACCCTTGCGCCACTTCACGCACTCCCGGGTCATGGTGTGGGCGGCCTTCGACCGGGCGATCCGGGGGGTGGAGCTGCACGGGTACGAAGGGGACGTGGAGCGGTGGCGGGACCTGCGCGAGCGGGTGCACGCGGACGTCCTCGACAAGGGCTGGAACGAGGACCGGCAGACCTTCACGCAGCACTACGAGACCGACGAGGTCGACGCCTCCCTGCTGCTGATCCCCATGGTCGGCTTCCTGCCGCCCGACGACCCCCGGGTGCTGAGCACCGTGGCCGCCGTCGAGCGCGATCTCATGCGTGACGGATTCCTCCTGCGCTATCGCACCGAGAGCGGTGTCGACGGCCTCGAGGGCGACGAGCACCCCTTCCTCGCCTGCTCGTGGTGGCTGGTCAGCGCCTATGCCCTCACCGGTCAGCTCGACAAGGGCCATGCCCTCATGAAGCGCCTGTGCGGTCTGCTCAACGACGTGGGCCTCGTCGCCGAGGAGTACGACGTGGGCGGACAACGCCAGGCCGGCAACTTCCCGCAGGCCTTCAGCCACCTCACCCTCATCGGCGCCGCCTACGCCCTCCGTGACGCCGAGGCCGCGGACCAACGCGGCCACGAGCCCGAGACCGACAACACCGCCACCCCGATCCACCCCGTCGAAGGAGACCCCTCATGA
- the uvrA gene encoding excinuclease ABC subunit UvrA, with translation MTVAKASGSRLHDRIVVQGAREHNLKNIHIDIPRDSLVVFTGLSGSGKSSLAFDTIFAEGQRRYVESLSAYARQFLGQMDKPDVDFIEGLSPAVSIDQKSTNRNPRSTVGTITEVHDYLRLLFARVGRPHCPVCGEPITRQSPQQIVDRLLELPERTRFQVLAPVVRARKGEFVDLFAELRAKGYSRALVDGEVVSLSDPPTLEKQVKHTIDVVVDRLVAKGDEDRAAKQRVTDSVETALGLAGGVLVIDFVDREEDDPERQRRYSETMACPNNHALNIDEIEPRSFSFNSPFGACPVCTGLGTELEVDADLVVPDDDLTLGEGAIAPWAQGTQSAQYFQRTMAALGDDLGFDMDTPWRALPSRAREALLEGRNHKVHVKYRNRFGRERSYSTGFEGVIPFIKRRHTETESDWSREKYEGYMREIPCPTCAGTRLKPESLAVLVGGRSIADVSALSIREAAGFLDTVDFSEREQQIAEQVIKEINARLGFLLDVGLEYLSLSRAAGTLSGGEAQRIRLATQIGSGLVGVLYVLDEPSIGLHQRDNHRLIETLTRLRDLGNTLIVVEHDEDTIAASDWVVDIGPGAGEHGGHVVHSGPLAELLTSERSVTGRYLSGELEIPLPATRRPQDPGRELTVKGAKENNLVDIEVTFPLGNFVAITGVSGSGKSTLVNDILYNVLANKLNGARRVPGRHKTVTGLDNLDKVVHVDQSPIGRTPRSNPATYTGVFDHVRKLFAQTSEAKVRGYQPGRFSFNVKGGRCDACSGDGTLKIEMNFLPDVYVPCEVCHGARYNRETLEVHFKGKNIAEVLDMPIEEAEDFFAAVPAIARHMKTLNAVGLGYVRLGQPATTLSGGEAQRVKLAAELQKRSNGRTIYVLDEPTTGLHFEDIRKLLIVLQGLVDKGNSVLVIEHNLDVIKCADWVIDMGPEGGSGGGQVVASGTPEQVAAVPRSFTGQFLKPVLTAAATKPIVGQLVVEEDVTPVTKGAKKAAKKTTTKKASAAKNVPAKKAAAKKATVSSKATAAARRAKKAG, from the coding sequence GTGACTGTTGCCAAGGCCTCCGGCTCCCGCCTCCACGACCGGATCGTCGTCCAGGGCGCCCGCGAGCACAATCTCAAGAACATCCACATCGACATCCCGCGAGACTCCCTCGTGGTCTTCACCGGGCTCTCCGGCTCGGGCAAGTCGTCCCTCGCCTTCGACACGATCTTCGCCGAGGGGCAGCGCCGCTACGTCGAGTCGCTGTCGGCCTATGCACGCCAGTTCCTCGGCCAGATGGACAAGCCGGACGTGGACTTCATCGAGGGGCTGTCACCGGCCGTCTCGATCGACCAGAAGTCGACCAACCGCAACCCGCGCTCCACCGTCGGCACGATCACCGAGGTCCACGACTACCTGCGCCTGCTCTTCGCCCGGGTCGGCCGGCCGCACTGCCCCGTGTGCGGTGAGCCGATCACCCGGCAGAGCCCGCAGCAGATCGTCGACCGGCTCCTCGAGCTGCCCGAGCGAACCCGCTTCCAGGTCCTGGCCCCCGTGGTCCGCGCGCGCAAGGGTGAGTTCGTCGACCTCTTCGCCGAGCTCCGGGCCAAGGGGTACAGCCGGGCCCTCGTCGACGGCGAGGTCGTGTCGCTGTCGGACCCGCCGACGCTGGAGAAGCAGGTCAAGCACACCATCGACGTGGTCGTCGACCGTCTCGTGGCGAAGGGGGACGAGGACCGGGCGGCGAAGCAGCGCGTGACCGACTCCGTGGAGACCGCCCTCGGGCTCGCCGGTGGCGTCCTCGTCATCGACTTCGTCGATCGTGAGGAGGACGACCCCGAGCGGCAGCGTCGCTACTCGGAGACGATGGCCTGCCCCAACAACCACGCCCTCAACATCGACGAGATCGAGCCCCGCTCCTTCTCCTTCAACTCTCCCTTCGGCGCGTGCCCGGTGTGCACCGGGCTGGGCACCGAGCTCGAGGTCGATGCCGACCTCGTCGTCCCGGACGACGACCTGACCCTCGGCGAGGGCGCGATCGCACCGTGGGCGCAGGGCACGCAGTCCGCGCAGTACTTCCAGCGGACGATGGCCGCGCTCGGCGACGACCTCGGCTTCGACATGGACACCCCGTGGCGGGCCCTGCCGAGCCGGGCCCGCGAGGCCCTGCTCGAGGGCCGCAACCACAAGGTCCACGTCAAGTACCGCAACCGCTTCGGGCGCGAGCGGTCCTACAGCACCGGCTTCGAGGGGGTCATCCCCTTCATCAAGCGGCGGCACACCGAGACCGAGTCGGACTGGAGCCGTGAGAAGTACGAGGGGTACATGCGCGAGATCCCGTGCCCCACGTGCGCGGGCACCCGGCTGAAGCCGGAGTCGCTGGCCGTGCTCGTGGGCGGTCGCAGCATCGCCGACGTGTCAGCGCTGTCCATCCGCGAGGCGGCCGGGTTCCTCGACACGGTGGACTTCAGCGAGCGTGAGCAGCAGATCGCCGAGCAGGTCATCAAGGAGATCAACGCCCGGCTCGGCTTCCTCCTCGACGTCGGCCTCGAGTACCTCTCGCTGTCGCGCGCGGCGGGCACGCTCTCCGGCGGCGAGGCCCAGCGCATCCGCCTCGCCACCCAGATCGGCTCCGGTCTGGTGGGGGTCCTCTACGTCCTCGACGAGCCGAGCATCGGCCTGCACCAGCGCGACAACCACCGGCTCATCGAGACGCTGACCCGACTGCGGGACCTGGGCAACACCCTGATCGTCGTCGAGCACGACGAGGACACGATCGCGGCGTCCGACTGGGTCGTCGACATCGGCCCCGGAGCGGGTGAGCACGGTGGTCACGTCGTGCACTCCGGACCCCTGGCGGAGCTGCTGACCAGTGAGCGCTCCGTCACCGGCCGCTACCTGTCGGGCGAGCTGGAGATCCCGCTGCCGGCCACGCGCCGCCCGCAGGACCCGGGGCGCGAGCTGACCGTCAAGGGCGCCAAGGAGAACAACCTCGTCGACATCGAGGTGACCTTCCCCCTGGGCAACTTCGTCGCGATCACCGGTGTGTCCGGCTCGGGCAAGTCGACGCTCGTCAACGACATCCTCTACAACGTCCTGGCCAACAAGCTCAACGGCGCCCGCCGGGTTCCCGGGCGGCACAAGACGGTCACCGGCCTGGACAACCTCGACAAGGTCGTCCACGTCGACCAGAGCCCCATCGGCCGGACCCCGCGGTCCAACCCGGCGACCTACACCGGGGTCTTCGACCACGTGCGCAAGCTCTTCGCCCAGACGAGCGAGGCCAAGGTCCGCGGCTACCAGCCCGGGCGCTTCTCCTTCAACGTCAAGGGCGGTCGCTGCGACGCCTGCTCGGGTGACGGCACGCTGAAGATCGAGATGAACTTCCTGCCCGACGTCTACGTGCCGTGCGAGGTCTGCCACGGGGCGCGCTACAACCGGGAGACCCTCGAGGTCCACTTCAAGGGCAAGAACATCGCCGAGGTCCTCGACATGCCGATCGAGGAGGCCGAGGACTTCTTCGCGGCGGTCCCGGCCATCGCCAGGCACATGAAGACGCTCAACGCGGTGGGTCTGGGCTATGTGCGCCTCGGCCAGCCGGCGACGACCCTCTCCGGTGGGGAGGCCCAGCGGGTCAAGCTCGCCGCCGAGCTGCAGAAGCGGTCCAACGGACGCACCATCTACGTCCTCGACGAGCCCACGACCGGGCTGCACTTCGAGGACATCCGCAAGCTCCTGATCGTCCTGCAGGGCCTGGTCGACAAGGGCAACAGCGTGCTGGTCATCGAGCACAACCTCGACGTGATCAAGTGCGCCGACTGGGTGATCGACATGGGCCCCGAAGGGGGATCCGGCGGCGGTCAGGTCGTGGCGAGCGGGACCCCGGAGCAGGTGGCGGCCGTGCCGCGCTCCTTCACGGGGCAGTTCCTGAAGCCGGTCCTCACCGCGGCTGCCACCAAGCCCATCGTCGGCCAGTTGGTCGTCGAGGAGGACGTGACCCCCGTGACGAAGGGGGCGAAGAAGGCCGCCAAGAAGACCACCACGAAGAAGGCCTCGGCCGCGAAGAATGTCCCGGCCAAGAAGGCCGCAGCCAAGAAGGCCACCGTCTCGAGCAAGGCGACCGCCGCCGCCCGCCGGGCGAAGAAGGCCGGCTGA
- a CDS encoding ABC transporter ATP-binding protein, which yields MLEIKDLEVSYGKIVAVKGISFSVDEGEVVTLIGTNGAGKTTTLRTISGLLRPSGGEITFQGKRIDSMPAHEIVTMGLAHSPEGRRIFPKMTVEENLRLGAFGRRDKEITKDIHAAYELFPILGERSNQPAGTFSGGEQQMLAMGRAMLSRPKLLMLDEPSMGLSPIMMKKIMSTVKTLQSQGTTILLVEQNARAALRLATTGYVLEVGKIVTQGTGHELLHSDEVRKAYLGED from the coding sequence ATGCTCGAGATCAAGGACCTCGAGGTCTCCTACGGCAAGATCGTCGCGGTCAAGGGCATCTCCTTCTCCGTCGACGAAGGGGAGGTCGTCACCCTCATCGGGACCAACGGTGCCGGCAAGACGACCACCCTGCGCACGATCTCCGGCCTGCTGCGGCCCAGCGGCGGTGAGATCACCTTCCAGGGCAAGCGGATCGACAGCATGCCCGCGCACGAGATCGTCACCATGGGGCTGGCCCACTCCCCCGAGGGTCGGCGCATCTTCCCGAAGATGACCGTGGAGGAAAACCTGCGTCTGGGCGCCTTCGGGCGTCGGGACAAGGAGATCACCAAGGACATCCACGCGGCCTACGAGCTCTTCCCGATCCTGGGTGAGCGCAGCAACCAGCCGGCCGGCACCTTCTCCGGTGGTGAGCAGCAGATGCTCGCCATGGGCCGGGCCATGCTCTCCCGGCCCAAGCTGCTCATGCTCGACGAGCCCTCGATGGGCCTCTCGCCGATCATGATGAAGAAGATCATGTCCACGGTGAAGACCTTGCAGTCCCAGGGCACGACGATCCTGCTCGTCGAGCAGAACGCCCGCGCCGCCCTGCGCCTGGCGACCACGGGCTACGTGCTCGAGGTCGGCAAGATCGTCACCCAGGGCACCGGCCACGAGCTGCTGCACAGCGACGAGGTCCGCAAGGCCTACCTCGGCGAGGACTGA
- a CDS encoding ABC transporter ATP-binding protein, producing MSTATVTPPDAEAKGAPKLILDARNVTMRFGGLVAVGDVSMEVREGEIVGLIGPNGAGKTTFFNCLTGMYKPTEGQVSLFGTTIPPKPRAVVKAGMARTFQNIRLFGNMTALENVMVGRFCRTSSGAFTSIIRGPKFRREERETTERAHELLKYVGLGASAHVLARNMPYGDQRRLEIARALATDPKVLLLDEPTAGMNPKETEQAMELIFKIRDSGLAVVVIEHDMRFIFTLCDRVLCLVRGEVLVQGTPGEVQSDPRVIEAYIGAADDEDEEVEALELETTFSAATHDEEDGR from the coding sequence ATGAGTACCGCTACCGTCACCCCACCCGACGCCGAGGCGAAGGGGGCGCCCAAGCTGATCCTCGACGCCCGCAACGTCACCATGCGCTTCGGTGGCCTCGTCGCCGTCGGCGACGTGTCGATGGAGGTGCGAGAGGGCGAGATCGTCGGCCTCATCGGCCCCAACGGCGCCGGCAAGACGACCTTCTTCAACTGCCTCACGGGGATGTACAAGCCCACCGAGGGGCAGGTCTCGCTCTTCGGCACGACGATCCCGCCGAAGCCCCGTGCAGTGGTCAAGGCAGGGATGGCCCGCACCTTCCAGAACATCCGCCTCTTCGGCAACATGACGGCGCTGGAGAACGTCATGGTCGGACGCTTCTGCCGCACCTCCTCGGGGGCCTTCACCTCGATCATCCGCGGCCCGAAGTTCCGACGGGAGGAGCGGGAGACGACCGAGCGCGCCCACGAGCTGCTCAAGTACGTCGGGCTCGGCGCCAGCGCACACGTCCTCGCACGCAACATGCCGTACGGCGACCAGCGCCGGCTGGAGATCGCGCGCGCCCTCGCGACCGATCCCAAGGTCCTGCTGCTCGACGAGCCCACCGCGGGGATGAACCCCAAGGAGACCGAGCAGGCCATGGAGCTGATCTTCAAGATCCGCGACTCCGGCCTGGCGGTCGTCGTCATCGAGCACGACATGCGGTTCATCTTCACCCTGTGCGACCGCGTCCTGTGCCTCGTGCGTGGGGAGGTCCTCGTGCAGGGCACCCCCGGGGAGGTGCAGTCCGACCCCCGGGTCATCGAGGCCTACATCGGCGCGGCCGACGACGAGGACGAAGAGGTCGAGGCGCTCGAGCTCGAGACCACCTTCAGTGCCGCCACCCACGACGAGGAGGACGGCCGATGA